In Eulemur rufifrons isolate Redbay chromosome 3, OSU_ERuf_1, whole genome shotgun sequence, a single window of DNA contains:
- the PSKH2 gene encoding serine/threonine-protein kinase H2 — protein sequence MGCSASRKVVPEPPARAEVKHRGQSPGSAGGSGPGPEAAAQVARSMQVARFRAKFDPRVLARYDIKALIGTGSFSWVVRVEQKTTKKPFAIKVMETRVREGREVCDSELNVLRRVRHCYIVQLLEIFEAQDRVYVVMELATGGELFDRLIAQGSFTEGDAVRILRMVAEGIRYLHTLQITHRDLKPENLLYYHPGAESKILITDFGLAHSGNKRGDWMMRTLCGTPEYIAPEVLLRKPYTSAVDMWALGVITYVLLSGFLPFDDESHTRLYRKILKGKYNYTGEPWPSISHLAKDFIDKLLILEASHRMSAGQALQHPWVVTTAAGSSMKNLQRAISRNLMRRASSHRQSPGSAQSSKSCYSHKSRHIWSKRNLRITESPLSVPL from the exons ATGGGGTGCAGCGCCAGCAGGAAGGTGGTCCCGGAGCCGCCCGCGAGGGCCGAGGTCAAACACCGGGGTCAAAGCCCAGGCAGCGCCGGAGGCTCAGGGCCCGGGCCGGAGGCGGCGGCCCAGGTGGCGCGCAGCATGCAGGTGGCTCGCTTCCGAGCCAAGTTCGACCCCCGGGTCCTTGCCAG ATATGACATCAAGGCTCTTATTGGGACAGGCAGTTTCAGCTGGGTTGTCAGGGTAGAGCAGAAGACCACCAAGAAGCCTTTTGCAATAAAAGTGATGGAAACCAGAGTgagagaaggcagagaagtgTGTGACTCTGAGCTCAACGTCCTGAGGCGGGTTCGCCACTGTTACATTGTCCAGCTCCTAGAGATCTTTGAGGCCCAGGATCGAGTTTACGTGGTGATGGAGCTGGCTACAGGAGGAGAGCTCTTCGACCGACTCATCGCTCAGGGATCCTTTACGGAGGGGGACGCCGTCAGAATCCTCCGGATGGTTGCTGAGGGGATTAGGTATTTGCACACTTTGCAAATCACTCACAGGGACCTAAAGCCTGAAAATCTCTTATACTATCATCCAGGTGCTGAGTCAAAAATTTTAATCACAGATTTTGGTTTGGCACACTCTGGGAACAAAAGAGGTGACTGGATGATGAGGACACTCTGTGGGACCCCAGAGTACATAGCCCCTGAGGTTTTGCTAAGGAAACCTTATACCAGTGCAGTGGACATGTGGGCTCTTGGTGTAATCACATACGTTTTACTGAGCGGATTCCTGCCTTTTGATGATGAAAGCCATACAAGACTTTACAGGAAGATTCTGAAAGGCAAATATAATTACACAGGAGAG cCTTGGCCAAGTATTTCCCACTTGGCGAAGGACTTCATAGACAAACTACTCATTTTGGAGGCCAGTCATCGCATGTCCGCTGGCCAGGCCCTGCAGCATCCCTGGGTGGTCACCACGGCTGCCGGGTCTTCTATGAAGAATCTTCAGAGAGCCATTTCCCGAAACCTCATGCGGAGGGCGTCTTCTCACCGTCAGAGTCCCGGATCTGCACAGTCTTCTAAGTCATGTTATTCTCACAAATCAAGGCATATATGGAGCAAGAGAAACTTAAGGATAACAGAATCACCACTATCTGTACCTTTGTAA